From the Plasmodium brasilianum strain Bolivian I chromosome 7, whole genome shotgun sequence genome, the window tgaaatacatAATTACTTACATAATTACTTACATAATTACTTACATAATTACTTACATAATTacttacataattatatacataatcaCATACATAatcacatatataattacataattaCATACGTAATTACATCCAGTGTATCATAATGAATGCCACACAGCATGTAATACCGAGTGCCATAAAAAAAGACGAATTTTTGGGACAATTCAAAACTGGGGAtactaaaaaatgatatCAGTCAAAATAACACGACTACATGTATAGTATTCTCCttgcatatatgtttaaccatattgtttattatgataaaagaaaaaaaaaaaaaaaaaacaagtttTAGCTAATTCAGttcaattataaaaaaaaaaaaaaaaaaaaaaaattatgataattatgataatcataataattagGCACTTAAacaatgaatataaatatattttacaaaaattgtaatttacTACACTTTTTACAATTgtcttttttgttaattatacGATAATGTATCTGTTGAAAAACTTGGGGGAGTAATTAATTAACAAGTGGtgggcaaaaaaaaagggcatgcacaaatgaaaagaaaaaaaaaaaaaaaggaaaaaaacatGATAAAAACGTCAATAGAACGTCATAATAACATCAAAAAAAACATCAAAAGAATATCAAAggaatatcaaaaaaatatcaaaaaaaatatcagaaaaacatcaaataaaaatcatGAAAACATCatataaacattatataaacatcATGAAAACatcatgtaaataaaataaaagctaAATATGAGGGGAAAAGACGTAAAAATAAGGCAAAAAAGgggtaaatataaaatgtacgtcaaaaaatatttgtataattgtATAACTCTTAAGATGAGTGGTGATTCGTTTGAAATaccttgaaaaaaaaaaaaaggtacgTTTACATTCTTTAGTAACATtgaatatgtacatgcatatgtcAAAGTTAGTGTAAATGTATGTGTAATAGCATGTGTAATAGCATGTGTAATATTATGTGTAATATTATGTGTAATAGCATGTGTAATATCATGTGTAAAAGTATTCgcgtatgtataaatgtatgtatttgtaacaaatgtgtatattattttgttaatgcatatatattcatatgcatgtacatatattgtaCAGCAAGTTTTGGTacatgattttatttttctttccctCCCCCAAGGTGGTACACTCcaaacatttttatacatatatatatatatgtataacatgcgaataaaaaaacagaaaaaaaaaaaaaaagaggttTAAAGTGCATGtaattatgatttttttttctttttttttaataggtAATAGAAAAACTTGAAACATTGAATTATGTGTTAAAGAAgggtatttataaatgtagcCTTCTTATGCTTTGAAGATTACACTGTGCatgatttataaatatatcgttaatttttttttttttttttttttttttgtcatgtTTTTCTCAGAATGAACAATGTAAGTGTTACATAAGttctgtttatatttatatttgggcttttaatttttttaatttttttttgttttactgtttgtttttctgtatatttatttttgcttatatattttggCATATTTCTCTTTGCCCATTTCTCTTTGCTCATTTCTCTTTGCTCATTTCTCTTTGCTCATTTCTCTTTTCCCATTTCTCTTTGCTTATTTCTCTTTGCTTATTTCTCTTTGCTTATTTCTCTTAGTTCATTTCCTTTTGCCCATttcttttcgtttttttcttttttttttctgctctGAATCGtgtaaaaataaggaaaagatGTTACTGTGAAAAGTGTTGTGTTATATTTGGTAAAGACTAATTCACTAAAGGAATTTTAtgctaatataaaattttgagttatataattataataaataatataaactacCTAGCTTATTTGCTACGTGTAAGCTTGCATATGAAATTACGTGAACACGAATAAATATGCttattaatgaatatataaagcCTACAAATAAAGGAAATACGTATGTGTGAATATAGGTAcctatgcatatatgtaggTAATTcctatataaatacacaGACGAACTCAAATATACATGCACACGTACACCCTTAACaggcatacatatatatatatatatattcgggAATATAACGTTTATTTAGTGGTACGTTTATGGAAATGaattctttaaataaattcagtaaaataaaatactcaGTTGTGTCAACAGTTAGCAGGCGGAATATTTATACagtaaggaaaaaaagaatttacaGAATTGTTTTGCTTTagctatttaaaaaaaaaaaaaaaaaaattattgcatgttaagaaaaaaataataaaatttaatgtaaaatataaacaaattaaattacAGGAAATAAGTAAAGTTGatgattatttaaaaaaagtaaactcAGGGAAGTTGGTTGTTGCTCAGTTCGGAGCTTCTTGGTGTGCGCcttgtaaaaaaatgaaaccaATAgtaagaaatttaaaaaaaaatataataatgtataattCGTCTTTCATCGCATATTATTTCACCTTGCGAGATTTGTCATTTTTCGCGTCTTTATGCTATGAGGAAAGGatgtacaaatgtatatatatacatatacgtatacatatacatgtatacatacatttgaATGAGAACATAACTTTGCTGACCCTTGAagtatttacttttttagcaaatttttttacccCATCCGTAGATTAAAAAACTAGGTGAaaacaatgaaaatattgaatCGTTATACATAGACATT encodes:
- a CDS encoding thioredoxin-like protein 2, translating into MNSLNKFSKIKYSVVSTVSRRNIYTEISKVDDYLKKVNSGKLVVAQFGASWCAPCKKMKPIIKKLGENNENIESLYIDIDELPELGENEDINELPTFLLRKNGKYLDKIIGMNEEELTKSVEKHQSD